In one Winogradskyella sp. MH6 genomic region, the following are encoded:
- a CDS encoding plasmid pRiA4b ORF-3 family protein, whose product MIYRFRVILDNDTEDDVFRDLEIRETDTMEDLHNIITQSFGFDGMEMASFYISDDEWNQGEEIAMFDMSEAGNEVKMMSTTVIKDVVHEASPKLIYVYDFLSMWTFYVELAEIVDEAQGTDYPNLMFVHGQIPDEAPDKSFEAEDDDAFNEFDDDLDIDDYENLDFDENWN is encoded by the coding sequence ATGATTTACAGATTTAGAGTCATATTAGACAACGACACAGAAGACGATGTGTTTCGCGATTTAGAAATTCGTGAAACCGACACAATGGAAGATTTGCATAACATCATTACCCAATCTTTTGGCTTTGATGGTATGGAAATGGCTTCTTTTTATATTAGCGATGACGAATGGAACCAAGGTGAAGAAATTGCCATGTTCGACATGAGTGAAGCTGGTAATGAAGTTAAAATGATGAGTACAACGGTTATCAAAGATGTTGTACACGAGGCTTCACCAAAACTAATCTACGTTTATGATTTCTTAAGTATGTGGACATTTTACGTAGAGCTTGCTGAAATTGTAGACGAAGCCCAAGGTACAGATTACCCTAACCTAATGTTTGTTCACGGTCAAATTCCTGACGAAGCACCAGATAAATCTTTTGAAGCTGAAGATGATGATGCCTTTAACGAGTTTGATGATGATCTAGATATTGATGATTACGAGAATCTAGATTTTGACGAGAACTGGAACTAA
- a CDS encoding COX15/CtaA family protein — translation MKKDNKAVIYWLLTGCILIFIMVVVGGITRLTHSGLSISNYKLISGTIPPMNEVEWNEAFELYKQYPEYQKLNNHFTLEDFKDIYFWEWIHRVIGRFIGLVFIIPFIYFLIRKQLSKPTIKKSIILLLMGGFQGFLGWYMVKSGLVDRPDVSHYRLAAHLTTAFLTFAYTFWVALDLMFPNKKAIDTKLRNFIRIGLVVLIIQIIYGAFVAGLDAGWIHNHWPFMSEGKLIHETVYTEHNPKYLNFIEGKSGVQFIHRTLAYVVVIFILSIWYKATRKDITKWQTKGVNSLLLVVGIQFLLGVLTLLLAVPVWLGVLHQVVAFILLSCMVFTLHRFSK, via the coding sequence ATGAAAAAAGATAATAAAGCCGTAATCTACTGGCTACTTACAGGTTGTATTTTAATTTTTATTATGGTTGTTGTTGGTGGTATTACCAGGCTTACACATTCTGGTCTTTCCATTTCTAATTATAAGCTAATATCAGGAACAATCCCACCTATGAATGAGGTTGAATGGAATGAAGCCTTTGAGCTTTACAAGCAATATCCTGAATACCAAAAACTCAACAACCACTTTACTTTAGAAGATTTTAAAGACATTTATTTTTGGGAATGGATCCACCGTGTCATTGGTCGTTTTATTGGTTTGGTGTTCATTATTCCGTTTATTTATTTTTTAATTAGAAAACAACTTTCTAAACCAACCATAAAAAAATCCATTATTCTGCTCCTTATGGGAGGATTTCAAGGATTCCTTGGCTGGTATATGGTAAAAAGTGGTTTGGTTGATAGACCAGACGTAAGTCATTACAGGCTAGCTGCACATTTAACCACTGCATTTTTAACCTTTGCCTATACATTTTGGGTCGCATTAGATTTAATGTTTCCTAATAAAAAAGCTATAGACACTAAACTTAGAAATTTTATCAGAATAGGTCTAGTTGTATTAATCATTCAGATTATTTATGGTGCTTTTGTAGCTGGGTTAGATGCAGGTTGGATACACAATCACTGGCCTTTTATGAGTGAAGGCAAACTTATTCATGAAACTGTTTACACAGAACATAACCCAAAATACCTCAACTTTATTGAAGGAAAAAGTGGTGTACAATTTATACACAGAACATTAGCATATGTTGTAGTGATTTTCATTTTATCAATTTGGTACAAAGCCACTCGAAAAGACATTACCAAATGGCAAACTAAAGGTGTTAACAGTCTTCTGCTTGTGGTTGGTATTCAGTTTTTACTGGGTGTACTTACGCTATTATTGGCTGTGCCAGTTTGGTTAGGTGTTTTGCATCAGGTTGTTGCATTTATTTTATTGAGTTGTATGGTTTTTACACTGCATCGTTTTAGTAAATAG
- a CDS encoding GNAT family N-acetyltransferase: MIRLKRTDSSNKDFVDLVKQLDAYLRITDGDEHDFYNQYNSIENLKHVVIAYTEDKPVGCGAFKDFENNSVEIKRMYTLEKNRGKGIASLILNELEKWASELNYDSCILETGIRQIEAVEFYKKNFYAIIPNYGQYKGIKNSLCFMKNLQNEKR, translated from the coding sequence ATGATTAGGTTAAAAAGAACTGATTCTTCTAATAAAGATTTTGTTGATCTGGTTAAACAACTCGATGCCTATTTAAGGATTACTGATGGAGATGAGCATGACTTTTACAATCAGTACAACTCTATAGAAAACCTTAAACATGTTGTAATCGCTTATACAGAAGACAAACCTGTAGGCTGTGGAGCTTTTAAAGATTTTGAGAACAATAGTGTTGAAATAAAGCGCATGTATACTTTAGAGAAAAACAGAGGAAAAGGCATAGCTTCATTAATTTTAAATGAACTTGAAAAATGGGCTTCTGAATTAAACTATGATTCATGTATACTAGAAACAGGAATTAGACAGATTGAAGCTGTTGAATTTTATAAAAAGAACTTTTACGCTATAATTCCTAACTACGGACAATACAAAGGAATAAAAAACAGCCTTTGTTTTATGAAAAATTTACAAAATGAAAAAAGATAA